A genome region from Amblyraja radiata isolate CabotCenter1 chromosome 4, sAmbRad1.1.pri, whole genome shotgun sequence includes the following:
- the otud6b gene encoding deubiquitinase OTUD6B isoform X1, which yields MEEIDTEEEEEEEEDELLKRHRKEKKELQAKIQGMKNAVAKNDKKRRKQLVEEVAKIESELELRHEEELQQLSLPLDKSSMVESSTNGIANLELEIGNEKEIKQSRVSKAQKRREKKAAQDKEREERIAEADIENLKGARHLENQKLAEILAARKLQIKQIPSDGHCMYKAIEDQLQTQSSLLALVELRAQAAEYMRGHMDDFLPFLTNSNTGDMYTPDEFEKYCHEVAHTVAWGGQLELRALSHVLKMPMEVIQADSTPITIGEEYGKKPIILVYMRHAYGLGEHYNSVEQLNEAATEDVS from the exons ATGGAGGAGATAGacacggaggaggaggaggaggaggaggaggacgagcTGTTGAAGAGGCACCGCAAGGAAAAGAAGGAGTTGCAAG CTAAAATACAAGGAATGAAAAATGCTGTCGCTAAAAATGACAAGAAAAGAAGAAAACAGCTAGTGGAAGAAGTAGCTAAAATTGAGTCTGAGCTGGAACTAAggcatgaggaggaacttcagcAACTCTCGTTGCCACTTGATAAGTCTAGTATG GTTGAATCTTCGACCAATGGAATTGCAAATTTGGAATTAGAAATCGGTAATGAGAAAGAAATTAAACAATCACGGGTGTCCAAAGCACAGAAGAGGAGG GAGAAGAAAGCTGCTCAGGATAAAGAAAGAGAAGAGAGGATAGCCGAAGCAGACATTGAAAACCTGAAAGGTGCCCGGCACCTCGAAAATCAGAAGCTTGCTGAGATTCTGGCTGCTAGAAAGCTGCAGATTAAGCAGATCCCATCTGATGGCCACTGCATGTACAAAGCTATTGAAGACCAACTCCAAACCCAGAGCAGTTTGCTGGCACTTGTCGAGCTGAGGGCACAGGCAGCCGAATACATGAGAGGTCACATGGACGACTTCCTACCTTTTCTGACCAACTCTAACACAGGCGACATGTATACACCTG ATGAATTTGAGAAGTACTGTCATGAAGTAGCCCATACAGTGGCATGGGGCGGACAACTGGAG TTGAGGGCTTTATCACACGTCTTGAAAATGCCAATGGAGGTTATACAAGCAGACTCTACTCCAATCACAATCGGTGaagaatatgggaagaaaccaaTCATTCTTGT GTACATGAGACACGCATATGGATTAGGAGAACATTATAACTCCGTAGAACAATTAAATGAAGCAGCTACCGAAGATGTAAGCTAA
- the otud6b gene encoding deubiquitinase OTUD6B isoform X2 produces MEEIDTEEEEEEEEDELLKRHRKEKKELQAKIQGMKNAVAKNDKKRRKQLVEEVAKIESELELRHEEELQQLSLPLDKSSMVESSTNGIANLELEIGNEKEIKQSRVSKAQKRREKKAAQDKEREERIAEADIENLKGARHLENQKLAEILAARKLQIKQIPSDGHCMYKAIEDQLQTQSSLLALVELRAQAAEYMRGHMDDFLPFLTNSNTGDMYTPDEFEKYCHEVAHTVAWGGQLEVHETRIWIRRTL; encoded by the exons ATGGAGGAGATAGacacggaggaggaggaggaggaggaggaggacgagcTGTTGAAGAGGCACCGCAAGGAAAAGAAGGAGTTGCAAG CTAAAATACAAGGAATGAAAAATGCTGTCGCTAAAAATGACAAGAAAAGAAGAAAACAGCTAGTGGAAGAAGTAGCTAAAATTGAGTCTGAGCTGGAACTAAggcatgaggaggaacttcagcAACTCTCGTTGCCACTTGATAAGTCTAGTATG GTTGAATCTTCGACCAATGGAATTGCAAATTTGGAATTAGAAATCGGTAATGAGAAAGAAATTAAACAATCACGGGTGTCCAAAGCACAGAAGAGGAGG GAGAAGAAAGCTGCTCAGGATAAAGAAAGAGAAGAGAGGATAGCCGAAGCAGACATTGAAAACCTGAAAGGTGCCCGGCACCTCGAAAATCAGAAGCTTGCTGAGATTCTGGCTGCTAGAAAGCTGCAGATTAAGCAGATCCCATCTGATGGCCACTGCATGTACAAAGCTATTGAAGACCAACTCCAAACCCAGAGCAGTTTGCTGGCACTTGTCGAGCTGAGGGCACAGGCAGCCGAATACATGAGAGGTCACATGGACGACTTCCTACCTTTTCTGACCAACTCTAACACAGGCGACATGTATACACCTG ATGAATTTGAGAAGTACTGTCATGAAGTAGCCCATACAGTGGCATGGGGCGGACAACTGGAG GTACATGAGACACGCATATGGATTAGGAGAACATTATAA
- the otud6b gene encoding deubiquitinase OTUD6B isoform X3, with product MEEIDTEEEEEEEEDELLKRHRKEKKELQAKIQGMKNAVAKNDKKRRKQLVEEVAKIESELELRHEEELQQLSLPLDKSSMVESSTNGIANLELEIGNEKEIKQSRVSKAQKRREKKAAQDKEREERIAEADIENLKGARHLENQKLAEILAARKLQIKQIPSDGHCMYKAIEDQLQTQSSLLALVELRAQAAEYMRGHMDDFLPFLTNSNTGDMYTPVEGFITRLENANGGYTSRLYSNHNR from the exons ATGGAGGAGATAGacacggaggaggaggaggaggaggaggaggacgagcTGTTGAAGAGGCACCGCAAGGAAAAGAAGGAGTTGCAAG CTAAAATACAAGGAATGAAAAATGCTGTCGCTAAAAATGACAAGAAAAGAAGAAAACAGCTAGTGGAAGAAGTAGCTAAAATTGAGTCTGAGCTGGAACTAAggcatgaggaggaacttcagcAACTCTCGTTGCCACTTGATAAGTCTAGTATG GTTGAATCTTCGACCAATGGAATTGCAAATTTGGAATTAGAAATCGGTAATGAGAAAGAAATTAAACAATCACGGGTGTCCAAAGCACAGAAGAGGAGG GAGAAGAAAGCTGCTCAGGATAAAGAAAGAGAAGAGAGGATAGCCGAAGCAGACATTGAAAACCTGAAAGGTGCCCGGCACCTCGAAAATCAGAAGCTTGCTGAGATTCTGGCTGCTAGAAAGCTGCAGATTAAGCAGATCCCATCTGATGGCCACTGCATGTACAAAGCTATTGAAGACCAACTCCAAACCCAGAGCAGTTTGCTGGCACTTGTCGAGCTGAGGGCACAGGCAGCCGAATACATGAGAGGTCACATGGACGACTTCCTACCTTTTCTGACCAACTCTAACACAGGCGACATGTATACACCTG TTGAGGGCTTTATCACACGTCTTGAAAATGCCAATGGAGGTTATACAAGCAGACTCTACTCCAATCACAATCGGTGa